In Desulfofustis limnaeus, the genomic stretch GCCGCCGGGACATGGTCAAGATCCTCTACTGGGACACTAACGGCTTCTGCATCTGGCTCAAGCGTTTGGAGCAGGATCAGTTCCGTTGGCCGCAGAGCGAGCAGGAGGTGATGGAGATCAGTCCGACAGCTCTGAACTGGTTGCTGCATGGCCTGGATGTCCGCCAGGCGCATCGCCGGCTGAGCTATGGATCGGTCGCCTGAAAATATTCTATTATATTGATTTTATTAATGATATAGTTGTTCGTTCGTGGTAGTATGGCAGCATGAAACCTGCCACCGAAACCACCTTGCCCGACGACCCGGAAGAACTGAAGCGGATTATCGTCCACCTGCAACAGGAGCAGGACCGCCTGCAACAAGAACAGGGCCGCCTGCAGCAGGAACGGAACCGCCTGGAACGGGAGCAGGACCGCTACGAGCAGGAAATCAACCTGCTCCACGAGCGCATCCGGCTGCTGTATGGCAAATTGTTCGGCAAGAAGAGCGAGAAGCACCCCGCTCGCGAGGACAGCCCGCAGCTGCCGCTGTTCGATATGCCGGAGCCGGCCGAGATCGAGCCGGAACGCGAAACAGTCGAAGTGCCGTCCCACACCCGGCAGAAGCGCGGCCGCAAGCCGCTGCCAGTGGAGCTGCCGCGCGTGGAAGTGGTTCATGATATCGACGAAGCGGAGAAGACCTGCGGCTG encodes the following:
- the tnpB gene encoding IS66 family insertion sequence element accessory protein TnpB (TnpB, as the term is used for proteins encoded by IS66 family insertion elements, is considered an accessory protein, since TnpC, encoded by a neighboring gene, is a DDE family transposase.); amino-acid sequence: MNRTAGGTTVYLALGATDMRKSINGLSLLVEEQFELDLFTGNLFAFCNRRRDMVKILYWDTNGFCIWLKRLEQDQFRWPQSEQEVMEISPTALNWLLHGLDVRQAHRRLSYGSVA